The following is a genomic window from Raphanus sativus cultivar WK10039 unplaced genomic scaffold, ASM80110v3 Scaffold3793, whole genome shotgun sequence.
aaaccagCTTTTGAATAGTATTCACCACAGAGCTAACTTAAGAGTCAAGCTAGGGTTTCTATAAGACATTAGTTTGTTTACTTCCTAACCTATGTGTGGATTATGCTAAGGTATGGTCCGAGGTGGTGCTCCTCGGGCACGCATAGCCTCTTACAAGGTATGTTGGAACGCAATGCAAAAAGACGGAACAGGACCCGATGGAATGCTCAATTGCTGACATGTGGAAGGCTTATGATGATGCTATACACGATGGGGTCGATGTTTTTGTCTGTATCTATTTCCGGGGATCTTCCAGAGGACACCGAGGTGGATAAGCTCGATTTTGTCGGGGCCTTTCATGCAGTATCTAAAGGGATTCCGGTCGTGTCTTCGGCTAGTAATGAAGGTCCTAAGGCTCAGACTGTTGCTAATGCTGCTCCTTGGCTCTTGACCGTGGCTGCAACCACTCTTGACCGGTCTTTTCCTACAAAGATCACACTTGGCAATAAACAAACTCTCTTCGTATGTTATAGTATCTTCTAACGCAAGAAACTGAAATTAGTCAAAAGACAGTTGAAAATTTGACCATTTTTTTACAGCTTGATTATTTTTGTGTATAATTAGGGTGAGTCTCTGTTCACTGGACCGGAGATTTCAGCCGGTTTAGCTTACTGGGATTCAGAGAGTGATGATAGTGTTGATGTCAAGGGGAGAATAGTTCTTGTTTTCGATTTCGATACTATCTATCAGGTTGCAAAGAAAGGTGTAGCAGGAGTCATATGTGCCGAACATCCTGATGACATTGTTGATCGATGCCATGCTTTTCCTTGCATTTACACTGATTACGAGCTTGGAACCGACATTTTGCAATACATACGTACCACCAGGTCCTCTATCTTGAAGCAAATAAACTATGTTTATAAAGTCAAATATTCTTATGACCCACCACGTTGAATCACAGGTCGCCCACAGCGAGAATCAGTGGAGCTACGACATTAACTGGCCTGCCAGCGACAACAAAGGTTGCTGCATTCTCATCTAGAGGGCCTAACTCGGTATCACCAGCCATACTTAAGGTTTATAAATGAAGCCATTGTGTCTCTAGTCTATGTTTATTTCAAAAGTTGAAACAAGTTAGTGATCATGTTTTATTCTGTAGCCTGATATAGCAGCTCCTGGTGTGAGCATCCTCGCAGCATTAAGTCCCCTTGATCCTAGTGGACACAATGGATTTGGACTCGCCTCAGGGACATCCATGTCGACTCCGGTTGTTTCTGGTATCATAGCTCTCCTAAAGTCTCTACACCCTGATTGGTCTCCTGCTGCATTTAGATCAGCTTTGGTCACAACAGGTTCTTGCTTAGTTCTTCGCCTATTTAATTCTTTAACTACACAAACAAAACTGACTAACCAGTCTCATTTTGAAGCTTGGAGGACAAGTCCATCTGGAGAACCCATTTTTGCTGAAGGATCAAACAAGAAGCTCGCTGATCCATTTGACTATGGAGGAGGACTTGTAAACCCTGGAAGAGCCGCATACCCTGGACTTATCTACGATATGGGGATCGAAGATTACATCAACTACATGTGTTCCAAAGGTTACAACGACTCCTCAATCTCTCGTGTCCTCGGTAAAAAGACTAAGTGTCCAACTCCTAAGCCATCAATCCTTGATATCAACTTGCCTTCAATCACAATCCCAAACCTTGAGGAAGAAGTCACACTCACAAGAACTGTAACCAATGTTGGACCCATCAAATCAGTCTACAAAGCTGTGATCGAGTCTCCTCTCGGTATAATAACTCTCGACGTCAACCCGACCACACTCGTGTTTAGCTCTGCAGATAAGAAGGTGCTCTCTTTTACGGTGAAAGCTAAAACGAGTCATAAAGTCAACACTGGTTACTTTTTTGGAAGCTTGACATGGATTGATGGTGTTCATGATGTTAAAATCCCTGTCTCCGTTCAGACAAGGATCATGATCAAaccttaacaaaaaaaaaaaactcaaaactatctgaacaaaataaaatatcagataAATTTCATGTATTAGAAAAAAGCCATATGATGCTCATGCATCCAATCAAAATCATATGATAATAAAGattacattacaaaaaaaaaactcataaccTCACATACAACCAACACACAAATTGAGAAAAACTGTAAGGTTTTCTCATTTATTCAATCACAAAAGTTCACAACCATATATAATGCatataaaaactactaaaatcaaATCAAGACAAAAGAAACTTCATGATCATCAACTACAATAACATATCATTGTAATGactatatattataaagatatgactttaattttttttttttattagcaaTAAGCGACACACTTCTTCTTACAATCCATGGTGcatccaccacctcctcctccaccgccgTATCCTTTCCCGGAGCGGCTAAAAGAGCTGAAACACCTTGCAGGACACCTCAGCTTCTTGCCGTTACAAGGTCCTTTCTCTTTGCAAGTCACCGTCGGCCTCACTACACCTCCTTTCCCGTACCCGCCGCTCGGACCACCGTAGCCTCCGCCGTATCCACCGCCGACTCCGGTACCGGGAAACCCGTTTCCAAACCCGGGTATCCCGGCATATCCGGATCCGGGCACACCGGCGAATCCTAAACCATTGTTACCGCTCTTCTGACGAGCTGAGTGAGTTGCAGAGACGAAGATGATGAGGAGAAGGGAAGCTACAAGGATCGGTTTTGTTgtaaacatttttgtttttggttcaGTGGGTTAGTTGAAAGAGGGAGATGGATAtgattataaatagatatatgcATTAAATTGAAATACAGTTAAGACATTGATTAGTGGACTTTAGTGTGTGAAGATCACTTTAATGCAAGAGAGACTCttgtgtgtctctctctctatcaCTTACGTAACATGTTGAGAGACTGTACAAATATGTACATCTGCATCACTTGGCCACATTTAATTAAGCATGTGTTATTTAATATTGAAATgccattttatttaaaaatcttgGAGGGCTTTTTTGTAATAAAGTAAAGATAAATCTACCAAAACTTGGGTGAAACCAAATTCAATTTATGTCTAGTGAAAGTTCAAAGTTGTGTGAAATTAAATTTAggtgattttctttttattattttgctaATGAGTTTATTTACCAAACATCGACCATTTAGTCAGCAAAACGTGTGATGTCCACTCATAGTGTAGATCTGTTCCATAAGGCCCACTCATTAATTCAGCACAACCATATAGAATCATTTTAGTCTTGTAATCAAAATTCTATGCTATGTCAAGTCTGATTATTAGCCTAATCTCATTTTGTCCAAGGTAACGTTAAATTGGATTTGTTGACAAGCTGGTTCACCACACAGCCTTTGTTGTCTCTCCATACGGTCCCACTAGGCCATTTAGACGACCAGATGATTGACAAATCCGGCCAAGTAGACTATTAGTTATATCAATTCAActgtgaaaaagaaaattatatatatgagatGTGTTTTGAATATATCGGTCCAGTATGGAAATCGAATCTTTTATAGAATGCACACATTTAACCACTAATATGCAAAGGCAAACCACAATTAGTATGGACATTTATAATGAAGAGTAATGAGATGTGAACAAGTATCTCAGAAAGAATGGTAATCTAATGATTAATATTCAAGGTGGTCTTTGACTCTACAAGAAATCACCAATGGCTAATTGTACAGTGTGATGTCAATGAATGGTTAACGGTTACAAACTTAACAACGGATAGTACTATACTCTTACATCTGGTTTGTGTTCTCTGTTGCTCAATAGTCAATACAATCTATATGGTCCGTTTCATATACATTTCGATTCAATAAAATAGAAGCCAAGACTTTGTTGTTGacccaaataaaaaaagaagataagaCTTTTAGTTACTTGGAACATTTATGTAGCCTTACTTACTGCTGCTCGTGTGTCGTGTCTCACTAAGCTGCAGTCATAGTATCTAAGTGTTATGTAAAGAGAACATCGAATCTCATGGTGGTCCATGATGAAGTCTGCTCCCTTGAGTCTACCTTTAGACCGCCGTTTCATCCATGCAAAGAGTGTTTAGAGAATGTACGCTATGTAGGGTGGTCCAATGTGATCACCCATCCATAAGCTGATTCAGTAAGGTGGTCCAATGTGATCTCACAAAAGCAAATCCAAGCGGGTTTCTATGATAACCCAAAAACCAAATTCATATATGCGTGTGTGTGCTTCCATGTGTATGTTTTCGGCATACATGACTAATAAATGACCATAAACAAGCATATCATAGAAACGGATGGAACTTGAAGTCCGTCTGAACATACTCTTTATGGCTTTCTTTCAGTGACTAGacataaaaaatgatttatttgcTTTAACAATTTTAGCTTCAAGGTGGGCTCTTCAAATACCATTCCCATGTCTCTTCGTTTATAGGAAAacgtttttgtgtttttttttctttcttttctatcTCCAAAGCTAAAATTTGATCCAACCATTCTCATCAGCATTCTGTCAAAATCAACCGCTCCAAGTGAGGTTATCTAGGAACTTTATCCATCTTGAAACGATCTTATTCACTAAAAATCCTaacaaatgttttatttttttcatgcaGAGCTCCATTGTTTACCTGGAAATGGAGAATGAGAAGGTTCGCAAAGGTCCACATTCTACCGTTGCTCCTCTAGCAGGTAAGAGGTAAGTTTCCACTGTTCTCATTCATATTCCGTCTTATGTTTCCAAGTCTATATAATCATTCAATTTTAAAGGACAAGAGTCTGCCTAAGTACTTTCTCTAAGACTAGTAGTACTAGGATTTAGTAGCAAACAGAGAACGTTACTAGAAAACGTTAACCAACATAGGATAAATGCTTTTCAAATCCACGGAAACTTGTGcttcttaatattatttacaGCTTCAAGAGGAGTCGCTTTCGTTTTTTGCTGAAAGAAGACGTGCTCTAGTCTAGTGTACATattggaagaagatgaagaagtaaACCCTCCTCCAATGACTGGCTTTTGATTGTTTATATATGTAGATTATATCCCTTGATTTTAAGTTTATAGAAGAGACCCAAGAGAGTGAATCCTCTCTTAAATTAGTAAACACGGCAAGGTTTGGTTTATTACGACTTGTTTACACGTTTGTACTTTGTATTAGTCGTCCTTTCAATagttgttttgtgtttttttttcttctcattatTAGTCATATTTTTGATGATTAGCTAGTAAATTGATTTGAAGGTCGTTACATATCTACTAACTTCAACCATGATCCATGGTAGTTTCTGTAGATTTAAGTTGGGAAATTAGTAGTAGAGAAGAGTAGAGCCCTTCCCTTTACATgttgttttcatttttgaaaCGCTATCGTTTCGAGGTTATCATCTTCTTACAGGTTTGCATTTAGTCTCCGTCCAACGAGAAACTGACACGTCGTAATTATAAAAGGATTTACGCCACGTCAACTCACAAAGTCGCCAAGTTGAGCGCGTGGTTTCCACTCCCCTACCTGATCGGAAAAGTCTCTTATtactctctcctctctctctcaccaacgacgaaactcttcttctctgatctctcatcatcatcatcactatgGATACTCTTCACCCGGAGAACGATCGCCTTCCCTCTCCGCCGTTGATCTCAGACCGAGTTCTAATCAACGGCGTCATCACGCCGTTGACTTTAACCGCCGACGGAGAGCTACAATGGACGGAATCCGGTCTTAGGAAATCGACAACGGAGAAAGAGATCCTGAGCTTCGCCGTGGAAGGGAACAAGGTCAAATTGAAGACGTTGGTTGAGAGAAGAGGATCAATCTGCTGCGGAGGAAGCGGTGGAGATTACGCGAGGAAGGATTTCGTGTTCGAGCCTCTCTACGACGAATCTAGAAAGCTGTGGTGCGATAAGCTTCGTCAACGCCTCGACTCTCTCGTCGGTTAGTTGTTTGAATCAAATCGAAAAAAAAAGCTAATTGGAATCGTGAACGACATCGTTTTGGAAGCTGAGTTAGtgaatgcttttttttttgtttgtgtagGTCGGCCTAAGAGGCTGCTTGTGTTTGTGAACCCGTTTGGTGGGAAGAAGACGGCGAGGAAGATATTTTTGGAGGAAGTGAAGCCGTTGTTTGATGATGCTCATGTTCAACTTGATGTTCAAGGtttattgatttcttttttttttggttctgaaCTCTTCTCCATGGAAGTAATAATCTGATTGGTGGTGTTTTTACAGAAACTAAGTATCAGTTGCATGCAAAGGAGATGGTTAGGTCCATTGATTTGTCAAAATACGACGGTATTGTTTGCGTTAGCGGCGACGGTGTCCTTGTTGAGGTAAAGTAGGAAGCTTTTCTGTTGTGGAAGTGTCATTTTCACCAATAACTTACAATATGGAAGTTGTGATGATGCGTGTCTGTCTCTTTACATGATTCGAACTAGAGGAGTTTAAAGAATCCGTGTGTTTAACGATCTTTATTGGGAAAAGCGTATTACTTTTTGGAAGTATCTGTTAGAAGAAGCAATCTCTTGTTTTGATTATATAGTTGCTGATTCCTTACAATTGGTTCCTAATTTAGTAGGTTGTGAATGGACTGCTCGAAAGAGCAGACTGGAGAACTGCCTTGAAGTTGCCTATTGGAATGGTCCCTGCAGGTTCGTTCTGCTTTTTGTCATTCTTGTCTCTTGTGTGTTCCATGTGAAAGTTTTAGATGTAAAAAGTTATTATTCTACAGTAAGATTGAATCAATTGCTGTTTATTGATATCTTGTGCGTGAATCTTGTAGCAAAATTATATACTTTGTGATTACTTCATGTGTGCTATAATTTCATGATGGTAGGAAGTGGTAATGGCATGATAAAATCATTGCTGGACCCGGTTGGGCTGTCTTGTAGTGCAGCAAGTGCTACTGTTTCCATTATACGAGGTCTCTCTCCGTGCCATTCAAATGTTTTCTTGTTCCGTATGAATCAGctcattaaaaaatatattttgtattggtAGGTCATAGACGTTCTCTAGATGTGGCAACTATCTCACAAGGGACTACCAAATTCTTCAGCGTCTTGATGCTAGCTTGGGGTATGCAACTGACTACAGAAATGTATTTGCATATGAAACTAGTGCCTGAGCTTGGTGAATTATACGTCTGATTGTATTGAGGTAAtgtcaatttttattttcaggATTAGTGGCTGATATAGACATCGAGTCAGAAAAGTTCAGATGGATGGGCAGTGCTCGCTTTGATGTCTATGTACGTTTTGTTGGATC
Proteins encoded in this region:
- the LOC130506930 gene encoding uncharacterized protein LOC130506930; the encoded protein is MFTTKPILVASLLLIIFVSATHSARQKSGNNGLGFAGVPGSGYAGIPGFGNGFPGTGVGGGYGGGYGGPSGGYGKGGVVRPTVTCKEKGPCNGKKLRCPARCFSSFSRSGKGYGGGGGGGGCTMDCKKKCVAYC
- the LOC130506928 gene encoding sphingosine kinase 1-like isoform X1; translated protein: MDTLHPENDRLPSPPLISDRVLINGVITPLTLTADGELQWTESGLRKSTTEKEILSFAVEGNKVKLKTLVERRGSICCGGSGGDYARKDFVFEPLYDESRKLWCDKLRQRLDSLVGRPKRLLVFVNPFGGKKTARKIFLEEVKPLFDDAHVQLDVQETKYQLHAKEMVRSIDLSKYDGIVCVSGDGVLVEVVNGLLERADWRTALKLPIGMVPAGSGNGMIKSLLDPVGLSCSAASATVSIIRGHRRSLDVATISQGTTKFFSVLMLAWGLVADIDIESEKFRWMGSARFDVYGLQRIICLRQYNGRILFVPAPGFESNGKPASYNVDKESSVSDKTVLGYQGPDTNLEDLEWREMKGPFVSVWLHNVPWGAENTLAAPNAKFSDGFLDLIVMKDCPKLALLSLMTKLSDGTHVQSPYVSYLKVKAFVLEPGSRIDEEDKEGIIDSDGEVLARGRRSYKCDEKALMSYGKLQITVDQGLATLFSPE
- the LOC130506928 gene encoding sphingosine kinase 1-like isoform X2, which encodes MDTLHPENDRLPSPPLISDRVLINGVITPLTLTADGELQWTESGLRKSTTEKEILSFAVEGNKVKLKTLVERRGSICCGGSGGDYARKDFVFEPLYDESRKLWCDKLRQRLDSLGRPKRLLVFVNPFGGKKTARKIFLEEVKPLFDDAHVQLDVQETKYQLHAKEMVRSIDLSKYDGIVCVSGDGVLVEVVNGLLERADWRTALKLPIGMVPAGSGNGMIKSLLDPVGLSCSAASATVSIIRGHRRSLDVATISQGTTKFFSVLMLAWGLVADIDIESEKFRWMGSARFDVYGLQRIICLRQYNGRILFVPAPGFESNGKPASYNVDKESSVSDKTVLGYQGPDTNLEDLEWREMKGPFVSVWLHNVPWGAENTLAAPNAKFSDGFLDLIVMKDCPKLALLSLMTKLSDGTHVQSPYVSYLKVKAFVLEPGSRIDEEDKEGIIDSDGEVLARGRRSYKCDEKALMSYGKLQITVDQGLATLFSPE